From Fusarium fujikuroi IMI 58289 draft genome, chromosome FFUJ_chr07, a single genomic window includes:
- a CDS encoding related to middle part of C.elegans myosin heavy chain A: MAVPSVVVAEMLPRFLLPRLSWGPPLSVSRATRPFASTPSSDQRRSFASIQAGPVARRHSPPAESPIVKRAFHATTIRQRDHHFDTLKFVKRLQGEGFTEEQSAAMMKVLNDVIEESIQNLTRTMVLREDAAKATYTQKVDFAKLRSELLSADSTESNTTRTAHERLTNDIAKLSNRLRDEISRTQASVRLDLNLEKGRIREEAVGQELKIKETETKIEQEVAALREKLEQVKFQTLQWLMGVCTGFAALLLGAWRLLM; encoded by the exons ATGGCAGTTCCGTCTGTCGTAGTAGCTGAGATGCTGCCTCGATTCCTTCTCCCTCGTCTCAGCTGGGGCCCTCCACTCTCCGTATCACGGGCGACCCGGCCATTTGCCTCTACCCCTTCCAGCGATCAAAGGAGGTCATTCGCATCAATCCAGGCTGGTCCTGTTGCCAGACGTCACTCTCCTCCCGCCGAAAGTCCTATTGTAAAGCGAGCATTCCATGCGACAACCATCAGACAACGAGATCACCATTTCGACACGCTCAAGTTTGTTAAGCGATTACAGGGTGAAGGGTTTACTGAGGAGCAGTCGGCTGCAATGATGAAGGTGTTGAATGATGTTATTGAAGAGAG TATCCAAAATCTCACCCGAACAATGGTACTCCGCGAAGATGCAGCAAAAGCAACGTACACTCAAAAGGTCGACTTTGCCAAGCTGCGTTCCGAGCTTCTCTCCGCCGACTCCACCGAATCCAACACGACGCGCACAGCTCACGAACGATTGACAAACGACATTGCCAAGCTCAGCAACCGACTGCGCGACGAGATCAGCCGTACACAAGCTAGCGTGCGCCTCGACCTTAACTTAGAGAAGGGCCGTATTAGGGAGGAGGCTGTGGGCCAggagctcaagatcaaggagacgGAGACAAAGATTGAGCAGGAGGTTGCTGCGCTGAGggagaagctggagcagGTCAAGTTCCAGACACTCCAGTGGCTTATGGGTGTGTGCACCGGTTTCGCGGCGCTGTTACTTGGTGCTTGGAGATTGCTCATGTAA
- a CDS encoding related to D-mandelate dehydrogenase — MADKPKVLFLGSIKQAHEEFASLCEIVEPVYPKSNQRSAFIEETKSGAFDGVKATYGTNKSVGITGPFDAELLDVLPKSLKFICHNGAGYDPIHVSECTSRGILVSNTPTAVDDATADITIFLLIGALRNISSSIFTLRDGTWRGTPPPSLGHDPQGKVLGILGMGGIGRNVARKARAFGMTVRYHNRSRLSPDLEDGAEYVDFEALLKDSHVLSLNLPLNPKTRHTIGKPQFDIMKRGIVIVNTARGAVMDEAALVEALESGQVASAGLDVFENEPEVHPGLLKNKNVLLVPHMGTWTVETERLMEAWAMDNVRLAVTEGKLKSIVSEQKDLQ; from the exons ATGGCAGATAAACCAAAGGTCCTCTTCCTAGGCAGTATCAAGCA AGCTCACGAAGAGTTCGCATCGCTCTGTGAGATTGTAGAGCCTGTCTACCCAAAGTCGAATCAGCGATCTGCTTTTATAGAAGAGACCAAGTCTGGTGCTTTCGATGGAGTCAAGGCTACCTACGGTACAAACAAGTCTGTTGGCATTACTGGACCCTTTGATGCTGAGTTACTGGATGTCTTGCCCAAGTCTCTCAAGTTCATTTGCCATAATG GCGCCGGGTATGACCCAATTCATGTCTCTGAATGCACCTCTCGTGGTATCCTCGTTTCAAACACACCCACAGCTGTAGACGATGCCACGGCTGATATCACtatctttcttctcatcggcgcCTTGAGAAATatctcatcctccatcttcactctCCGAGATGGAACTTGGCGGGGCACCCCTCCACCATCGCTTGGTCATGATCCTCAAGGTAAAGTGTTAGGTATTCTGGGTATGGGAGGTATTGGTCGCAATGTTGCACGCAAAGCCCGCGCTTTTGGCATGACTGTGAGGTACCACAACCGCAGCCGGCTATCCCCTGATCTAGAGGACGGTGCTGAATATGTTGACTTCGAGGCACTTCTTAAAGACAGTCATGTGTTGAGTCTCAACTTACCCCTGAAC CCCAAAACTCGACATACTATCGGAAAACCTCAATTCGACATTATGAAGCGTGGCATTGTAATCGTCAACACCGCTCGTGGTGCAGTGATGGACGAAGCTGCTCTCGTCGAGGCTCTTGAATCAGGACAGGTTGCCAGTGCTGGtcttgatgtctttgagaaCGAACCAGAGGTTCACCCAGGGCTCTTGAAGAATAAGAACGTCTTGCTTGTTCCACACATGGGAACTTGGACTGTAGAGACCGAGAGACTGATGGAGGCTTGGGCTATGGACAATGTTCGTCTAGCAGTGACAGAAGGAAAGTTGAAGAGTATCGTTTCTGAGCAGAAGGATCTGCAATAG
- a CDS encoding probable adenosylhomocysteinase (S-adenosyl-L-homocysteine hydrolase) yields MSAPAHKFKVADLSLAAFGRKEIELAENEMPGLMQTRAKYAADQPLAGARIAGCLHMTIQTAVLIETLTALGAEVTWTSCNIFSTQDHAAAAIAAAGVPVFAWKGETEEEYNWCLEQQLTAFKDNKKLNLILDDGGDLTTLVHQKYPEMLKDCFGVSEETTTGVHHLYRMLKDGKLLVPAINVNDSVTKSKFDNLYGCRESLVDGIKRATDVMIAGKVAVVAGFGDVGKGCAMALHGMGARVLVTEIDPINALQAAMAGYQVTTMEKAAKVGQIFVTTTGCRDILTGEHFEAMPNDAIVCNIGHFDIEIDVAWLKANASSVQNIKPQVDRFLMPNGRHIILLAEGRLVNLGCATGHSSFVMSCSFTNQVLAQIMLYKAADKAWGEKYVEFAKTDKLDVGVYVLPKILDEEVARLHLDHCQAELSTLSKVQAEYLGLTVEGPFKADIYRY; encoded by the exons atgtctgctCCCGCCCACAAGTTCAAGGTCGCTGACCTTTCTCTGGCCGCCTTTGGCCGCAAGGAGATTGAGCTCGCTGAGAATGAGATGCCCGGTCTCATGCAGACCCGAGCCAAGTATGCTGCCGACCAGCCTCTCGCCGGTGCCCGCATTGCTGGCTGCCTTCACATGACCATCCAGACCGCCGTCCTCATCGAGACCCTCACTGCTCTCGGTGCTGAGGTTACCTGGACCAGCTGCAACATCTTCAGCACCCAGGACCACGCCGCTGCTGCCATTGCTGCCGCCGGTGTCCCCGTCTTTGCCTGGAAGGGTGAGACCGAGGAGGAGTACAACTGGTGCCTCGAGCAGCAGCTCACCGCCTTCAAGgacaacaagaagctcaacctcatcctcgacgACGGTGGTGACCTGACCACCCTTGTCCACCAGAAGTACcctgagatgctcaaggacTGCTTCGGTGTCTCTGAGGAGACCACCACCGGTGTCCACCACCTTTACCGCATgctcaaggatggcaagctccttgtccccgccatcaacgtcaacgacTCCGTCACCAAGTCCAAGTTCGACAACCTTTACGGCTGCCGTGAGTCCCTTGTCGACGGTATCAAGCGTGCTACCGATGTCATGATTGCTGGCAAGGTCGCCGTCGTTGCCGGTTTCGGTGATGTCGGTAAGGGCTGCGCCATGGCCCTCCACGGCATGGGTGCCCGCGTCCTCGTTACCGAGATTGACCCCATCAACGCTCTCCAGGCTGCTATGGCCGGTTACCAAGTCACCACCATGGAGAAGGCCGCCAAGGTCGGTCAAATCTTTGTTACCACCACCGGCTGCCGTGATATCCTCACTGGCGAGCACTTCGAGGCTATGCCCAACGACGCCATTGTCTGCA ACATTGGTCACTTCGATATCGAGATTGACGTTGCTTGGCTCAAGGCCAACGCCAGCTCTGTCCAGAACATCAAGCCCCAGGTTGACCGTTTCCTCATGCCCAACGGCCGTCACATCATCCTCCTTGCTGAGGGCCGTCTTGTCAACCTTGGCTGTGCTACTGGCCACTCTTCTTTCGTCATGTCTTGCTCTTTCACCAACCAGGTCCTTGCCCAGATCATGCTGTACAAGGCCGCCGACAAGGCTTGGGGTGAGAAGTACGTCGAGTTCGCCAAGACCGACAAGCTCGACGTTGGTGTCTACGTCCTCCCCAAGATCCTCGATGAGGAGGTCGCCCGTCTCCACCTCGACCACTGCCAGGCTGAGCTCAGCACCCTCAGCAAGGTCCAGGCTGAGTACCTTGGCCTCACCGTCGAGGGTCCCTTCAAGGCCGATATCTACCGCTACTAA
- a CDS encoding related to translation initiation factor eIF3 p40 subunit, translating to MADAPNDAPVAAPFQAVQVEALVIMKIAKHCSSAFPSVATGAIVGMENEGLLEVTNTFPFPTVDPATTDSHQSDASQIAAAAPRQKNNIHYQNEMIRHLKEVNVDANNVGWYTSATMGNFVNLNFIENQFHYQSANENTVALVHDASKSSQGNLTFRAFRLSPAFMSAYKEGKFTTESLQKSKLTFKDILTEVPVNVHNSHLLTTFLHQIPSAPVKGDIEQPSSLDDLNRNALEPPLYPSIDNLDLAIDPFLEKTCDLLLESIESHYTDLNNFQFYQRQLGREQTKITQWQTKRKAENAQRAAAKQAPLPEDEWQRLFKLPQEPSRLEGMLNAKQVEQYSKQVDGFTANVSAKMFAVRENLMPK from the exons ATGGCGGACGCTCCCAACGATGCGCCTGTTGCTGCGCCTTTCCAGGCCGTTCAAGTCGAGGCTCTG GTTATCATGAAGATTGCCAAGCACTGCTCTTCGGCTTTCCCATCTGTTGCGACTGGAGCCATTGTTGGTATGGAGAACGAGGGTCTTCTCGAGGTCACCAATACGTTCCCTTTCCCTACCGTCGACCCCGCTACGACCGATAGCCACCAGAGCGATGCTTCGCAgatcgctgctgctgctccccGACAGAAGAACAACATTCACTACCAAAATGAGATGATCCGACACCTCAAGGAGGTCAACGTCGACGCCAACAACGTTGGTTGGTACACAAGTGCCACCATGGGCAACTTTGTCAACTTGAACTTCATCGAGAACCAGTTCCACTACCAAAGCGCCAACGAGAACACTGTCGCCCTCGTCCACGATGCTAGCAAGAGCTCTCAGGGCAACTTGACCTTCCGGGCTTTCCGCCTGTCCCCTGCTTTCATGAGCGCCTACAAGGAGGGCAAGTTCACAACCGAGAG CTTGCAAAAGTCTAAGCTCACCTTCAAGGATATCCTCACCGAGGTCCCCGTCAACGTCCACAACTCTCACCTCCTCACAACCTTCCTCCACCAGATTCCTTCCGCTCCCGTGAAGGGTGATATTGAGCAACCCTCATCGCTGGATGACCTCAACCGTAACGCTCTCGAGCCTCCTCTGTACCCCTCTATCGACAACCTCGACCTTGCGATCGACCCCTTCCTCGAGAAGACCTGCGATCTTCTGCTCGAGAGCATCGAGTCTCACTATACCGACCTAAACAACTTCCAGTTCTACCAGCGACAACTCGGTCGTGAGCAGACCAAGATTACACAATGGCAGACCAAGCGCAAGGCCGAGAACGCCCAACGTGCTGCTGCCAAGCAAGCTCCTCTTCCCGAGGATGAGTGGCAGCGACTGTTCAAGCTTCCCCAGGAGCCCAGCAGACTGGAGGGTATGCTGAACGCGAAGCAGGTGGAGCAATACAGCAAGCAGGTGGATGGATTCACAGCCAACGTCAGTGCCAAGATGTTTGCCGTGCGGGAGAACTTGATGCCAAAATAG